A single window of Populus nigra chromosome 17, ddPopNigr1.1, whole genome shotgun sequence DNA harbors:
- the LOC133677505 gene encoding uncharacterized protein LOC133677505, which translates to MPCLNISTNVNLDGVNTSAILSEASSQVAKIIKKPESYVMIVLKGSVPISFGGTEEPAAYGELVSIGGLSSDVNKKLSSAISTILLSKLSVPKSRFFLKFYDVQDSAYFLILLIATAVLWVFSATTNGLMLALFYSAPTLVGMVPPSKSSFLPDLLSDLTPRFQTDARLWCFAAVETSSK; encoded by the exons ATGCCTTGCTTGAACATTTCGACGAACGTTAATCTTGATGGCGTCAACACATCTGCCATCCTCTCCGAAGCCTCCTCTCAGGTCGCCAAAATCATCAAGAAACCTGAGtct TATGTGATGATTGTGTTGAAGGGCTCGGTTCCAATTTCATTTGGAGGAACTGAGGAGCCAGCAGCTTATGGTGAATTGGTATCTATCGGTGGCCTTAGCAGTGATGTGAACAAGAAATTGAGTTCTGCAATTTCAACTATTCTTTTGTCAAAGCTATCGGTGCCCAAGTCCCGGTTCTTCCTCAAGTTTTATGATGTCCAG GATTCAGCttattttctgattttgttGATAGCGACTGCcgttttatgggttttttctgCCACTACTAATGGTTTGATGCTTGCTTTATTTTACAGCGCTCCCACCTTGGTTGGAATGGTTCCACCTTCTAAATCCAGCTTCTTGCCTGATTTGCTATCAGACTTGACACCACGCTTTCAGACAGATGCGCGTCTTTGGTGCTTTGCGGCTGTAGAAACCTCATCTAAGTAG
- the LOC133677212 gene encoding PRA1 family protein B4 produces MSSQSPPVLPITNLQPTTTTTTTTATASQPPLPPHALRAFLNNITESVRNGFSQRRPFTELIDRSAFSKPESISEATTRIRKNYAYFRINYLATIFVILAFSLLTNPFSLLLLVGLLCSWLFLYLFRASDQPLVLFGRTFSDRETLGILIVLSVFVVFLTNVGSVIITALLVGVGIVCAHGAFRVPEDLFLDDVQENASTGFLSSFLGGAASNVVASAAPIMAAARA; encoded by the coding sequence ATGTCGTCTCAATCTCCGCCAGTCCTCCCTATCACAAACCTCCAaccaaccaccaccaccaccaccaccaccgctaCAGCTTCCCAACCACCACTCCCTCCACACGCCTTACGCGCATTCCTTAACAACATAACCGAATCCGTCCGCAACGGCTTCTCCCAACGCCGCCCCTTTACCGAACTAATCGACCGATCCGCTTTCTCCAAACCCGAATCCATATCCGAAGCCACAACCCGGATCCGCAAAAACTACGCCTATTTCCGCATCAATTACCTCGCCACCATTTTCGTCATCCTCGCATTCTCCCTCCTTACTAACCCCTTCTCCCTCCTTCTCCTTGTCGGTCTCCTCTGCTCCTGGCTTTTCTTGTATCTCTTCCGCGCTTCCGATCAGCCTCTGGTCCTCTTCGGCCGGACATTCAGTGACCGTGAAACGCTCGGGATTCTAATCGTTCTGAGCGTTTTCGTGGTTTTTCTAACGAACGTTGGATCAGTGATCATCACGGCGCTTTTGGTCGGTGTGGGGATTGTCTGTGCTCATGGCGCTTTCCGTGTTCCTGAGGATCTTTTCTTGGATGATGTTCAAGAAAACGCGAGTACAGGGTTCTTGTCTTCATTCCTCGGTGGCGCTGCCTCTAATGTTGTCGCCTCCGCCGCTCCTATTATGGCTGCCGCCCGTGCTTGA